One Niabella beijingensis DNA window includes the following coding sequences:
- a CDS encoding DUF4973 domain-containing protein produces MKSLRTYIMIAVLGLVFGACNNEWKDELYIQMISFKARLNSEGVSPVYLRYNKNGEVIYNLPVIISGSQPSHQDINVKIGVDNDTLGIYNREKFQHRTDLYFKQLPGQFFELTSPTCFIPKGSSTVNYPVKFKFDNLDLVERYVLPLTIIDDPSYISNYRKGWRKALLNVIPFNDYSGNYSATSMNVYLDGQTTNPLVSSTRTSWVVDEKSVFFYAGVTEEKSEARGEYKIVMEFLEPVTESNGDKVGALNVYATNDAIHFEMLGQPTYKITQTVDPTKKYLVKQYCTVNLRYKYDDITTMPGIPVRYRAEGTMTMERQRNILIPDEDQAIDW; encoded by the coding sequence ATGAAAAGTTTACGTACATATATCATGATAGCGGTATTGGGCCTTGTGTTCGGCGCCTGTAATAATGAGTGGAAAGATGAGCTTTATATACAGATGATTTCTTTTAAAGCCCGGTTGAACAGCGAGGGCGTCTCCCCGGTATACCTGAGGTATAACAAAAACGGGGAAGTGATCTATAACCTGCCTGTGATCATAAGCGGGTCGCAGCCCAGTCACCAGGATATAAATGTTAAAATAGGGGTGGATAATGATACGCTTGGTATTTACAACCGGGAAAAATTCCAGCACCGCACCGATCTGTATTTCAAGCAGCTGCCCGGCCAGTTTTTTGAACTGACCTCGCCTACCTGTTTTATTCCCAAAGGATCGAGTACGGTCAACTACCCGGTAAAATTTAAATTTGACAACCTGGACCTGGTGGAACGGTATGTGCTGCCGCTTACCATAATAGATGATCCTTCCTATATTTCCAACTACCGCAAGGGCTGGCGGAAAGCGTTGCTGAACGTGATACCATTTAACGATTATTCCGGTAATTACTCGGCTACTTCAATGAACGTATATCTGGACGGCCAAACCACGAATCCGCTGGTTTCAAGCACCCGCACCTCATGGGTGGTAGATGAAAAATCGGTATTTTTTTATGCGGGTGTAACCGAAGAGAAATCAGAAGCAAGGGGCGAGTATAAAATTGTGATGGAATTTTTAGAACCGGTTACAGAGTCGAATGGCGATAAGGTAGGCGCCTTAAATGTATATGCGACCAACGATGCGATCCATTTTGAAATGCTGGGCCAGCCCACCTACAAGATTACACAAACGGTAGACCCTACCAAGAAATATCTGGTGAAGCAATATTGCACCGTAAACCTGCGGTATAAATATGATGATATTACCACCATGCCTGGGATACCGGTGCGGTACAGGGCTGAGGGAACGATGACCATGGAGCGGCAACGGAATATATTGATACCGGATGAAGATCAGGCAATTGATTGGTAA
- a CDS encoding family 43 glycosylhydrolase: MKRSIIMVYVLGCLVLSNACQKTKEPYYDPIPEKPQEPEAPKGEWSDFTLDSTFSNPVMPGGPDPWVVQKNGTYYYTYTQGSKLVILETKNLSELASARRYEVWTPPAGTSYSKNIWAPELHEIDGKWYFYFAADDGDNANHRMYVLENTSATPVEGNWEFKGKLSDPTDMWAIDGTLLNYQGQRYMIWSGGNAGAAPQNIYIAKMSNPWTIAGEKVMISTPDFAWEKNGNPINEGPQVLINPQGRVYLIYSGSGYWSDGYCLGQLTLQEDGDPMNPGDWSKKVHPVFSMRSEGGVFGPGHNGFFKSPDGKEDWIIYHARSVANQGASGGRSPRIQRFTWNPDGSPNFGLPTSMTTLQKRPSGEPWRYIHSKAKWSIAGVSSEEPVNGRLAPSIIDNNLTTIWITRYSADPTDYPDHWVTVDMGETAAVDGFIISQKDGDRKIKELELLVSNDNNDWESLGLFTLNDVNLLRQFIDLPQRKQFRYFKLVPKSGYDSQKQPGLAEVSTFRFKD, translated from the coding sequence ATGAAACGATCAATAATAATGGTATATGTGCTTGGTTGTTTAGTACTATCGAACGCCTGCCAGAAAACAAAAGAACCTTATTACGACCCCATTCCCGAAAAGCCCCAGGAGCCGGAAGCGCCTAAAGGGGAGTGGTCGGATTTTACCCTGGACAGCACGTTCAGCAATCCGGTGATGCCGGGCGGCCCCGATCCCTGGGTGGTACAAAAAAACGGCACCTACTACTATACATACACGCAGGGGAGTAAACTGGTGATCCTGGAAACTAAAAATTTATCGGAGCTGGCATCAGCGCGCAGGTATGAGGTATGGACGCCGCCTGCCGGAACGTCGTACTCAAAAAATATCTGGGCCCCCGAGCTGCATGAGATCGACGGCAAATGGTATTTTTACTTTGCAGCCGATGACGGCGACAACGCCAATCACCGCATGTATGTGCTGGAGAATACTTCGGCAACTCCGGTGGAAGGCAATTGGGAATTTAAGGGAAAACTGTCTGATCCGACCGATATGTGGGCCATCGATGGTACGCTGCTCAATTACCAGGGCCAACGATACATGATTTGGTCCGGAGGAAATGCCGGTGCGGCACCACAGAATATCTATATTGCAAAAATGAGCAATCCCTGGACAATTGCCGGAGAAAAAGTAATGATTTCAACTCCCGATTTTGCATGGGAAAAAAACGGCAACCCCATCAATGAAGGACCACAGGTACTCATCAACCCGCAGGGGCGCGTATACCTCATATATTCGGGTAGCGGTTACTGGTCGGACGGCTATTGCCTCGGACAGCTTACATTGCAGGAGGATGGTGATCCCATGAACCCGGGGGACTGGTCAAAAAAAGTACACCCTGTTTTTTCCATGAGATCCGAAGGCGGTGTTTTCGGACCGGGACATAACGGCTTTTTCAAATCGCCCGACGGTAAAGAAGACTGGATCATCTACCATGCGCGTTCGGTTGCCAATCAGGGTGCTTCCGGCGGGCGCAGCCCGCGCATACAGCGGTTTACCTGGAACCCGGACGGATCGCCCAATTTTGGTCTTCCCACAAGTATGACAACGCTGCAAAAGCGGCCATCCGGAGAGCCGTGGCGCTATATCCATTCCAAGGCCAAGTGGTCTATTGCCGGCGTCAGCTCGGAAGAACCCGTTAACGGCCGCCTCGCACCTTCTATTATCGACAATAACCTGACCACGATATGGATCACCCGCTATTCTGCGGATCCGACGGATTACCCCGATCACTGGGTAACCGTGGATATGGGAGAAACCGCTGCCGTGGACGGGTTTATCATTTCGCAGAAAGACGGGGACCGCAAAATAAAAGAACTGGAGCTGCTCGTTAGCAATGACAACAACGACTGGGAAAGCCTGGGGCTGTTTACGCTTAATGATGTTAACCTGCTGCGGCAGTTTATTGATCTGCCGCAACGCAAACAATTCCGCTACTTCAAGCTGGTTCCAAAATCCGGCTACGACAGTCAGAAACAGCCGGGCCTGGCAGAAGTGTCAACCTTCAGGTTTAAAGATTAA
- a CDS encoding Gfo/Idh/MocA family protein codes for MKRRTFLKGAGLLTGSALVGDVDVFAGNRRAVIKIGIIGCGDRGRGMMHVIQGLKDQFRITAICDILDFRLEGARSLLKTGTFRAYKNYRELLEDNNVDAVVIAVPLYLHYPVAADSLQAGKHLYLEKTMTFDMSQALQLVELAKQRPRQVVQIGHQYRYSPLYYKVKEMIGKGVLGRVNQIDCRWDRNGNWRRPVPDPSLERQINWRMYKAYSGGLVAELLSHQIDFINWAFDTHPSSVQAAGGIDIFKDGRETFDNVQVMFRYPEEGIIGNFGATCGNASDGYLFKIKGTQGTISLLTDRGVFLPEKNAVSKNEVVDGVTGASKIAWNKEGGTPILPAPTKDGTWYALMDFYKAVSSGKLPDSNVYTGAKTAICVHLANQALYNQEVIHWGKDADAVLLKTGA; via the coding sequence ATGAAAAGGAGGACGTTTTTAAAAGGTGCAGGCTTGTTGACCGGTAGCGCCCTGGTTGGTGATGTGGATGTTTTTGCCGGCAATCGGAGGGCTGTTATAAAAATAGGCATTATCGGCTGTGGCGACAGGGGCAGGGGGATGATGCACGTCATCCAGGGACTAAAGGATCAGTTCCGCATTACAGCAATATGTGATATACTTGATTTCCGGCTGGAGGGTGCCCGCAGCCTGTTAAAGACCGGCACATTCCGGGCATATAAAAATTACCGGGAACTGCTGGAAGATAACAATGTGGACGCAGTAGTAATAGCTGTGCCGCTTTATCTGCACTATCCGGTTGCGGCAGACAGTTTACAGGCAGGCAAACACCTGTACCTCGAAAAAACGATGACCTTTGATATGTCCCAGGCGTTGCAGCTTGTGGAATTAGCTAAACAGCGGCCCCGGCAGGTGGTGCAAATCGGCCACCAGTACCGCTATTCGCCGCTTTACTACAAAGTAAAAGAGATGATCGGTAAAGGAGTACTGGGCAGGGTAAACCAGATAGACTGCCGGTGGGACAGGAACGGAAACTGGCGCCGGCCGGTGCCTGATCCCTCTTTGGAGCGTCAGATCAACTGGCGGATGTACAAAGCATATTCCGGTGGATTGGTGGCGGAACTCCTGTCGCATCAGATCGATTTTATTAACTGGGCTTTCGATACGCATCCCAGCTCTGTTCAGGCAGCGGGCGGCATTGATATTTTTAAAGACGGCCGTGAAACCTTTGATAATGTGCAGGTGATGTTCCGCTATCCGGAGGAAGGGATCATCGGTAATTTTGGAGCAACCTGTGGTAACGCTTCTGATGGGTACCTGTTTAAGATAAAGGGGACCCAAGGCACTATTTCTTTATTAACCGACCGGGGCGTTTTTCTGCCGGAAAAAAATGCTGTTTCCAAAAACGAAGTGGTGGATGGGGTAACAGGCGCTTCAAAAATTGCATGGAATAAAGAAGGGGGGACACCCATTTTGCCGGCACCTACAAAGGATGGTACCTGGTATGCATTAATGGATTTTTACAAGGCCGTAAGCTCCGGGAAATTACCGGACTCCAATGTTTATACGGGAGCAAAAACAGCTATATGCGTGCACCTGGCGAACCAGGCCTTATACAATCAGGAAGTAATACACTGGGGTAAAGATGCCGATGCCGTCTTATTGAAAACCGGCGCTTAA
- a CDS encoding NarK family nitrate/nitrite MFS transporter — MTPLTKLNIFSVKGVQMRTFHITWFTFFICFFGWFGLAPLMPTIKEDLHLTKSQIGNIVIASVSGTIIARLVIGKLCDTWGPRKTYTALLLLGAIPVMCVGLAKDYTSFLLFRLAISIIGASFVITQFHTSVMFAPNIKGTANAVAGGWGNLGGGVTNMVMPLVFAVIVGLGYTKQEAWRYAMILPGVLMLIAAFLYYRFTSDTPAGNYDEMQRGQPVPRSKTDYSALKDGRIWALSLAYAMGFGMEITFDNVAALHFTQHFNLSQSAAGFWAGIFGMMNLFARALGGLFADRIGRKYGMRGKGLFLAAMLFLEGIGLVLFAKAGSLPLAILSMIGFALFLKMVNGATYAMTPFINVKNVGLISGIVGAGGNVGGMLFGFLFKSKTISYTAAFSYIGFMVVAASFIILFTRFAKQKTAESAATNLNPVVS; from the coding sequence ATGACCCCGCTTACCAAACTGAATATCTTTTCCGTGAAAGGTGTGCAAATGCGCACGTTCCATATCACCTGGTTTACGTTCTTTATCTGCTTTTTTGGATGGTTCGGGCTGGCCCCGCTAATGCCTACCATTAAGGAAGATCTGCATTTAACCAAATCGCAGATCGGCAATATTGTTATCGCTTCTGTGTCCGGAACCATTATAGCCCGTCTGGTCATTGGCAAACTTTGTGATACCTGGGGGCCCCGCAAAACTTATACCGCACTATTGCTGCTTGGGGCCATTCCGGTTATGTGCGTGGGCCTGGCAAAAGACTATACTTCCTTCCTGCTGTTCCGTCTGGCGATCAGCATTATAGGCGCTTCTTTTGTGATCACCCAGTTTCATACTTCCGTTATGTTTGCTCCTAATATCAAGGGCACTGCCAATGCCGTGGCAGGTGGCTGGGGCAATCTCGGCGGCGGGGTAACCAATATGGTGATGCCGCTGGTATTTGCGGTCATTGTGGGTTTGGGCTATACCAAACAGGAAGCCTGGCGTTATGCTATGATCCTGCCCGGCGTTCTGATGCTGATCGCGGCATTTTTGTATTATCGTTTTACCAGTGATACCCCGGCGGGTAACTATGATGAAATGCAGCGGGGGCAGCCGGTGCCGCGTAGTAAAACTGACTACAGCGCGTTAAAAGACGGGCGTATCTGGGCACTCAGCCTGGCTTATGCGATGGGCTTTGGGATGGAGATCACTTTTGATAATGTAGCGGCACTTCATTTTACGCAGCATTTTAACCTGAGTCAGTCTGCAGCCGGCTTCTGGGCGGGTATATTTGGCATGATGAACCTTTTTGCCCGGGCCCTGGGTGGCCTTTTTGCGGATAGAATAGGCCGTAAGTACGGCATGAGAGGAAAGGGCCTTTTTTTAGCTGCGATGCTGTTTCTTGAGGGGATAGGGCTTGTGTTATTTGCCAAAGCTGGTTCACTGCCCCTGGCCATCCTTTCGATGATTGGTTTTGCCCTTTTTCTGAAAATGGTGAACGGCGCTACTTATGCCATGACGCCTTTTATCAATGTAAAAAATGTTGGCCTGATCAGCGGCATTGTGGGTGCAGGAGGCAATGTCGGCGGTATGTTGTTCGGCTTCCTGTTCAAAAGCAAAACCATCAGTTATACGGCAGCATTCAGCTATATCGGGTTTATGGTCGTAGCAGCATCGTTCATTATTCTGTTTACGCGTTTTGCCAAGCAGAAAACGGCTGAATCCGCTGCCACCAATTTAAATCCTGTTGTTTCATAA
- a CDS encoding nitrate reductase, with translation MRPPINIPKNNTSTCCYCGVGCGIVMHKDKLGRLQVEGDKDYPVNKGLLCSKGMNLQYTVNDYSDRLLYPEIRYNRGHQRQRVSWDTALERTAAVFKTLIHKYGPDSVGFYASGQCLTEEYYIVNKLVKGYIGSNNIDTNSRLCMSSAVAGYKMSLGEDSVPVSYEDLELADVIFVAGANPAWCHPVLWRRVEAAKQKNPGLRIIVSDPRQTQTCSIADVHLQLNPGTDIVLHHALGRALIEKEYIDQGFVCNHTEGYERYREQVFSRTIAEAAQICGIEQEAIRQVADHIGNARGFMSMWTMGLNQSVVGVNKNLSLINLHLITGHIGKSGSGPLSLTGQPNAMGGREVGGLSNLLPAHRDLLNAQHRREVEDFWDIPPGFISGKPGLTATEMFDALEDGRLKAIWILCTNPLVSLPDARRAEAALKKAKFVVVQEISNKPEVLQYADVVFPAAAWAEKEGTMTNAERRISYLNKIMEAPGEALPDAMILCRFARKMGFSGFDFDNAAAIFDEHVALTAGTHIDISALNYELLKERRSVQWPFTAVHAAAAGKQGTPRLFEDRRFYTTSRRAVIHSFPDDNRSEMPSANYPLILTTGRVRDQWHTMSKTGKVNKLKQHISESFLEIHPEDAAQRGIEEDDLVCIISRRGDVRVKARLSGAIKKGVVFLPMHWGKIRGKDNNRANNLTNNLVDPKSKEPDFKFSAVEVYRYRKPKQKIIVIGAGAGACGFVKSYRQFNTGDDIEVFSKEDHPFYNRVLLPDYITGALQWNNLVKMTGKEEEAHRVKLHRGTGIAAIDREAKTVTDNNGQLHRYDILILATGSRAALLKDAPAMKGIFTMRSRTDADAFKDHINPSGGKVIIVGGGLLGVELAAALREAAAEVILLHRSSRLMDRQLDALGSQLLQEELADKGVELYFNDEIERFTGSNTLSGVRLKSGRSISCQAIVFAIGTQPNIELARACGLLCSRGVIVDDYLQTNDPDIFAIGEIAEFKGMLYGITAAAEQQAETVARYLNGDIAKYYSGSLLMNILKMHGTDLCSLGMVECPDDPAYEEVVFIDKAKRYYKKCIIHNDRLVGAILIGDKNEFLEYRSLIESKTELSEKRLQLLRSGKLQDPVLGKLVCSCNNVGEGNLVNKIKEGCKEHLQLCQLTGAGMGCGSCRPEVKQILEKTINIKKEQPVLPAPQLI, from the coding sequence ATGCGTCCTCCCATCAATATTCCTAAAAATAATACGAGTACCTGTTGCTACTGCGGCGTGGGATGTGGCATTGTGATGCATAAGGATAAGCTGGGGCGGTTGCAGGTGGAGGGAGACAAAGATTATCCGGTGAATAAAGGCTTGCTTTGCAGCAAGGGGATGAACCTCCAGTATACGGTAAATGATTACAGCGACCGGTTATTATATCCGGAAATACGATACAATCGCGGCCATCAGCGGCAGCGGGTTTCCTGGGATACGGCCCTGGAGCGCACCGCTGCGGTATTTAAGACTCTTATCCATAAATACGGACCGGACTCGGTAGGGTTTTATGCATCCGGTCAGTGTCTGACAGAAGAGTATTACATTGTAAACAAACTGGTAAAAGGGTATATCGGCAGTAATAATATCGATACAAATTCCCGTTTGTGTATGAGCAGCGCGGTAGCAGGATATAAAATGAGCCTGGGAGAAGACAGTGTACCGGTGAGCTATGAAGATTTGGAGCTGGCCGATGTTATTTTTGTAGCAGGTGCTAATCCCGCGTGGTGTCATCCCGTTTTATGGCGGAGAGTGGAAGCTGCAAAACAAAAGAACCCCGGACTCAGGATCATTGTCAGTGATCCCCGGCAAACGCAAACCTGTTCTATTGCTGACGTACATTTGCAGCTCAATCCCGGAACGGATATTGTGCTGCATCACGCCCTTGGGAGGGCACTGATTGAAAAAGAATACATCGATCAGGGGTTTGTCTGTAACCATACGGAGGGATACGAACGGTATCGCGAGCAGGTCTTTTCAAGGACCATAGCCGAAGCGGCGCAGATCTGCGGCATCGAACAAGAGGCGATCCGCCAGGTAGCCGATCATATCGGTAACGCCCGCGGGTTCATGTCGATGTGGACAATGGGGCTCAATCAGAGCGTGGTGGGTGTGAACAAGAATCTGTCGCTTATCAATCTCCACCTTATCACCGGACATATCGGTAAATCCGGCTCCGGCCCTTTGTCTCTTACCGGACAGCCCAATGCCATGGGAGGGCGCGAAGTGGGTGGATTGAGTAACCTGCTGCCTGCCCACCGTGACCTGCTCAATGCGCAGCACCGGCGGGAGGTAGAAGATTTCTGGGATATTCCGCCCGGATTTATTTCCGGAAAACCCGGTCTTACTGCTACAGAAATGTTTGATGCACTTGAAGACGGGCGCCTGAAAGCGATCTGGATCCTTTGTACCAATCCCCTCGTTAGTTTGCCGGATGCACGCAGGGCGGAGGCCGCATTGAAAAAGGCGAAGTTTGTGGTAGTACAGGAGATCAGTAATAAACCGGAGGTACTGCAATATGCAGATGTTGTTTTTCCAGCCGCAGCCTGGGCAGAGAAGGAAGGTACCATGACGAATGCAGAACGGCGCATCAGTTATCTGAACAAGATCATGGAAGCACCGGGCGAGGCCCTGCCCGATGCTATGATACTTTGCCGGTTCGCGCGTAAAATGGGATTTTCCGGTTTTGATTTTGACAATGCAGCTGCTATCTTCGATGAGCATGTTGCGCTCACTGCCGGAACACATATCGATATCAGCGCCTTGAATTATGAGCTGCTGAAAGAGCGTCGCAGTGTGCAATGGCCCTTTACTGCGGTACATGCAGCGGCGGCCGGAAAACAAGGCACCCCGCGGCTTTTTGAAGACCGCAGATTTTATACAACCTCCCGGCGTGCAGTGATCCATTCGTTCCCGGATGACAACCGGTCGGAAATGCCATCAGCAAACTATCCGCTTATCCTTACCACCGGCCGTGTTCGCGATCAATGGCATACCATGAGCAAAACAGGAAAGGTGAACAAGCTGAAACAGCATATTTCCGAATCGTTTCTGGAAATACATCCCGAAGATGCAGCACAGCGTGGCATAGAAGAAGATGACCTGGTATGCATAATCAGCCGGCGCGGTGATGTGCGCGTAAAGGCACGCTTATCCGGTGCGATCAAAAAAGGGGTTGTTTTTTTGCCAATGCATTGGGGCAAAATACGGGGCAAAGACAACAACAGGGCCAATAACCTTACAAATAACCTGGTAGATCCGAAAAGCAAAGAACCCGATTTTAAATTTTCGGCGGTAGAAGTATACCGTTACCGGAAGCCAAAGCAAAAGATCATTGTCATCGGTGCAGGTGCAGGCGCCTGCGGTTTTGTAAAAAGTTACCGCCAGTTCAACACCGGAGATGATATTGAGGTGTTCAGCAAAGAAGATCATCCCTTCTACAACCGCGTATTGCTTCCCGATTATATTACCGGTGCGCTTCAATGGAACAACCTGGTTAAAATGACCGGTAAAGAGGAAGAAGCGCATCGCGTTAAACTACACCGGGGGACAGGTATTGCGGCCATCGACCGGGAAGCCAAAACGGTCACCGACAATAACGGGCAGCTGCATCGCTACGATATACTTATCCTGGCTACCGGGAGCCGTGCGGCATTGCTGAAAGATGCTCCCGCTATGAAAGGTATTTTTACCATGCGCAGCAGAACGGATGCCGATGCATTTAAGGATCATATAAATCCTTCCGGGGGAAAAGTGATCATTGTGGGGGGTGGTCTGTTGGGTGTAGAACTGGCGGCCGCTCTTCGCGAAGCAGCTGCGGAGGTAATCCTGCTGCATCGTTCCTCCCGTTTAATGGACCGCCAGCTGGATGCCCTGGGAAGCCAGTTGCTGCAGGAAGAGCTTGCCGACAAGGGTGTTGAACTGTATTTCAATGACGAGATAGAGCGCTTTACCGGCAGTAATACCCTCTCAGGGGTCCGTTTAAAAAGCGGGCGTTCCATTTCATGCCAGGCCATTGTATTCGCTATCGGCACACAGCCTAATATTGAGCTGGCCAGGGCATGCGGACTTTTATGCAGCAGGGGTGTTATCGTGGATGATTATTTGCAGACCAATGACCCGGACATTTTTGCCATTGGTGAAATAGCCGAATTTAAAGGAATGCTTTACGGCATTACCGCAGCTGCCGAGCAGCAGGCGGAAACAGTGGCAAGGTATCTCAACGGGGATATCGCAAAATATTATTCCGGCTCGCTGCTGATGAATATCCTGAAAATGCACGGAACCGATCTGTGCTCACTGGGGATGGTGGAATGCCCGGATGATCCGGCTTATGAGGAAGTGGTGTTTATTGATAAGGCAAAACGTTATTATAAAAAATGCATTATTCATAATGACCGCCTGGTGGGGGCCATTCTAATTGGCGATAAGAACGAGTTTTTGGAATACCGCTCTTTGATTGAAAGTAAAACGGAGCTTAGCGAAAAACGGTTGCAGCTGTTAAGATCCGGAAAGTTGCAGGACCCTGTGCTTGGTAAACTGGTTTGCAGCTGCAATAATGTAGGCGAAGGCAATCTGGTGAATAAGATTAAAGAGGGGTGTAAAGAGCATCTCCAGCTTTGTCAGCTTACGGGTGCAGGCATGGGCTGCGGCAGTTGCCGGCCGGAGGTAAAACAAATACTGGAAAAGACGATCAACATTAAAAAAGAACAGCCGGTATTGCCAGCTCCCCAGCTTATATGA
- a CDS encoding rubredoxin: protein MSASATIKINFRGGIISPGDLYEILSVAGRAGIGQVRFGLRQQLLISGSKKQITMLADQLSSTGFIYEVDRDDFPNIISSYPAEDIFISQTWLSEGVYKDIFDEMDHVPRLKVNICDSNQSFTPSLTGNINWVAAAASPHFWHLFVRFPKTNIVYEWDELVYTNDIAALSKELEEQILNNGGLFYDQPNASGEALFDRIKKEAYITRKSDHPALLPQFNLPYYEGLHRHNNKYWLGVYRRDELFPILFLKDLCRICLETKVGQLCATPWKTIIVKGIEEKDKHCWTGLLNVHALNMRHAANELNFQVEDNNPAATRLKQYLVKELNDRDTRTFGLCIGIKTRNKSEVFSSILVKRRPVLSVKGKALFYLFDILCAHEYNPNKRTGFVFSRNRPKFLLGRALRVSVLNFYKSNRSNHMLSHPPDVIKEVYEQKEEWVYQCKNCLTVCDVPCSATGDGNVAATVEALPEAFVCPLCESGPSDFTLVSKLALGLQVV from the coding sequence ATGAGCGCATCAGCTACTATAAAAATTAATTTTCGCGGTGGTATCATTTCGCCGGGTGATCTGTATGAGATCCTCTCTGTTGCCGGGAGGGCGGGCATCGGGCAGGTACGCTTCGGGCTGCGCCAGCAACTCCTGATCAGCGGTTCCAAAAAGCAGATCACCATGCTTGCGGATCAATTGAGCAGTACCGGTTTTATTTATGAAGTTGACCGGGACGATTTTCCGAATATTATCAGTTCCTATCCTGCGGAAGATATTTTTATTTCCCAAACCTGGCTGAGCGAAGGGGTGTACAAAGATATTTTTGATGAGATGGATCATGTTCCGCGGCTCAAGGTGAACATCTGCGACAGCAATCAGAGTTTTACCCCGTCATTAACGGGTAACATCAACTGGGTGGCCGCCGCAGCTTCCCCGCATTTCTGGCATTTGTTTGTCCGGTTCCCCAAAACAAATATCGTGTACGAATGGGATGAGCTGGTCTATACCAATGATATTGCGGCATTGTCGAAAGAGCTGGAGGAGCAGATTCTAAACAACGGAGGGTTGTTTTACGATCAGCCCAACGCCAGTGGGGAAGCACTTTTTGACCGGATAAAAAAAGAAGCGTATATCACCAGAAAAAGCGATCATCCGGCCTTATTGCCGCAGTTTAACCTGCCTTATTATGAAGGGTTGCACCGGCATAATAATAAATACTGGCTGGGCGTGTACCGCCGGGATGAATTATTCCCGATCCTTTTCTTAAAGGACCTGTGCCGGATCTGCCTGGAGACAAAAGTTGGCCAGCTTTGCGCCACGCCCTGGAAAACGATCATTGTAAAAGGTATTGAAGAAAAGGATAAACACTGCTGGACAGGCTTATTGAATGTGCACGCGTTGAATATGCGTCATGCTGCCAATGAATTGAATTTTCAGGTTGAGGACAACAACCCGGCTGCCACAAGATTAAAACAATATCTTGTAAAAGAGCTGAATGATCGCGATACCCGCACTTTCGGACTTTGCATCGGGATCAAAACCAGGAATAAGAGCGAGGTATTCAGCAGCATACTGGTGAAACGCAGGCCGGTCCTTTCGGTGAAAGGAAAAGCCCTGTTTTATCTTTTTGATATTCTTTGCGCACATGAGTATAATCCTAACAAGCGGACAGGGTTTGTGTTCAGCCGTAACCGGCCGAAATTCCTGTTGGGAAGGGCATTGCGTGTTTCGGTTTTAAATTTCTACAAAAGCAACAGGAGTAATCATATGCTGTCTCATCCCCCGGATGTGATAAAAGAGGTGTATGAACAAAAAGAAGAGTGGGTATATCAGTGTAAAAACTGTCTTACCGTATGTGATGTCCCATGCAGCGCGACCGGGGACGGAAATGTTGCCGCAACTGTTGAAGCATTGCCAGAGGCCTTTGTCTGTCCGTTGTGCGAATCGGGCCCATCGGATTTTACTTTGGTCAGCAAACTGGCATTGGGGTTACAGGTTGTTTAG
- the mobA gene encoding molybdenum cofactor guanylyltransferase: MLGIVLCGGKSTRMGSDKGLLQLKAQTWAKTAAAKFEVVQLPVRISVNTRQQPAYARLFEPGILITDDSHLPVKGPLLGLLSAHLRYPDHDLFVLACDMPLIDPSLLKELYQAFDPQKADAFIFTNSGAPEPLCSIYTAPALGRILNKAQKNELPKFSLKYVLEQLNTSAIPIREDQKSCFRNFNIYTELNNL; this comes from the coding sequence ATGCTCGGAATTGTTTTATGCGGCGGCAAAAGCACGCGCATGGGCAGCGATAAAGGACTGCTGCAACTAAAAGCCCAGACATGGGCAAAGACTGCCGCCGCCAAATTTGAAGTAGTGCAGCTACCCGTTCGCATATCTGTAAATACCCGGCAACAGCCGGCATATGCCCGGCTATTTGAGCCGGGGATCTTAATTACGGACGATAGCCACCTTCCTGTAAAAGGGCCGCTGCTGGGCCTGCTGAGCGCACATCTTCGTTACCCGGACCATGACCTTTTTGTGCTGGCTTGCGATATGCCTCTGATAGACCCTTCATTACTCAAAGAACTTTATCAGGCTTTTGATCCACAAAAAGCCGATGCATTTATTTTTACTAATTCCGGCGCACCGGAACCGCTTTGCAGCATTTACACTGCACCGGCCCTGGGCCGGATACTGAACAAGGCACAAAAAAATGAGCTCCCTAAGTTCAGTCTGAAATACGTGCTGGAACAATTAAACACCTCCGCAATCCCCATCCGGGAAGACCAGAAATCCTGTTTCCGGAATTTCAACATATACACAGAACTAAACAACCTGTAA